In the genome of Streptomyces pactum, one region contains:
- a CDS encoding sensor histidine kinase, translating into MVVAVALVAAGLAVLGVLRANLSDQADLESGAAAREVAARIAAGTPPERLELDEEPPVQVVDDRGRVRAVSDELEAVTGTGSRSVRPVTPADAGPPGARPGGADRPGSGDRPPAGGTQRGDAGDPGDADDGADDGADDTDDGDDDGPGRDDGDDDGSGRDDGAAAGPWDTGDFPDEIEGYTDGTATIDGERAEYRFAAVAVTTPAGEEVTVHAGAPLTAEREAVGTVRRAMLAGLVPLLLVVAGVTWLVTRRALRPVEGIRREMSAITASTDLGRRVPEPGSRDEIARLARTTNETLAALEASVERQRRFVADASHELRSPIASLRTQLEVGAAHPELLDLDGAVADVVRLQRLAADLLLLARLDAGERPQPDARVDLAELVRRELARRPPDRVPVRAGEPAEVTVAGSRGQLARVLANLVDNAVRHAERQVRVSVLAEGGEAILRVEDDGPGVPAGERERIFERFVRLDDARSRDDGGAGLGLAIARDVVRRHAGTLTVGAAADGGARFDVRLPVVRPPAPGDPADRREGTGRG; encoded by the coding sequence GTGGTGGTGGCGGTGGCCCTGGTCGCGGCCGGGCTGGCGGTGCTCGGGGTGCTGCGCGCCAACCTCTCCGACCAGGCGGACCTGGAGTCCGGGGCGGCCGCCAGGGAGGTCGCCGCGCGGATCGCGGCCGGCACGCCCCCGGAGCGGCTGGAGCTGGACGAGGAGCCGCCGGTCCAGGTGGTGGACGACCGGGGGCGGGTCCGGGCGGTCAGCGACGAGCTGGAGGCGGTGACCGGCACCGGCAGCCGCTCGGTGCGGCCGGTGACCCCGGCGGACGCCGGACCGCCCGGCGCCCGCCCGGGCGGCGCGGACCGGCCGGGGTCCGGCGACCGCCCCCCGGCCGGCGGCACGCAGCGGGGCGACGCCGGTGACCCCGGTGACGCCGACGACGGGGCCGACGACGGGGCGGACGACACCGACGACGGTGACGACGACGGACCGGGGCGCGACGACGGCGACGACGACGGCTCCGGACGCGACGACGGGGCCGCCGCCGGGCCGTGGGACACCGGTGACTTCCCCGACGAGATCGAGGGGTACACCGACGGCACCGCGACGATCGACGGGGAGCGGGCGGAGTACCGGTTCGCCGCCGTGGCGGTGACCACCCCGGCGGGCGAGGAGGTGACCGTCCACGCGGGGGCGCCGCTGACCGCGGAACGGGAGGCGGTGGGCACCGTGCGGCGGGCGATGCTGGCCGGCCTGGTGCCGCTGCTGCTGGTGGTGGCCGGGGTGACCTGGCTGGTGACCCGCCGGGCCCTGCGGCCGGTGGAGGGCATCCGCCGGGAGATGTCGGCGATCACAGCCAGTACGGATCTGGGCCGCCGGGTCCCCGAGCCCGGTTCCCGGGACGAGATCGCCCGGCTGGCGCGGACCACCAACGAGACCCTGGCCGCGCTGGAGGCGTCGGTGGAGCGGCAGCGCCGGTTCGTCGCCGACGCCTCGCACGAGCTGCGCTCGCCCATCGCCTCGCTCCGCACCCAGCTGGAGGTCGGGGCGGCGCATCCGGAGCTGCTCGACCTGGACGGGGCGGTGGCGGACGTGGTGCGGCTCCAGCGGCTCGCCGCGGACCTGCTGCTGCTGGCCCGGCTGGACGCCGGGGAGCGCCCGCAGCCGGACGCCCGGGTGGACCTGGCGGAGCTGGTCCGGCGGGAGCTGGCGCGGCGCCCGCCGGACCGGGTGCCGGTACGGGCCGGGGAGCCGGCCGAGGTGACCGTCGCCGGGTCGCGCGGGCAGCTGGCGCGGGTGCTGGCGAACCTGGTGGACAACGCGGTGCGGCACGCCGAGCGGCAGGTGCGGGTGTCGGTGCTGGCCGAGGGCGGCGAGGCCATCCTGCGGGTGGAGGACGACGGCCCGGGGGTCCCGGCGGGGGAGCGGGAGCGGATCTTCGAGCGGTTCGTCCGGCTGGACGACGCGCGCAGCCGCGACGACGGCGGGGCCGGGCTCGGCCTCGCCATCGCGCGGGACGTGGTGCGGCGGCACGCCGGCACCCTCACCGTCGGTGCGGCGGCGGACGGCGGTGCCCGGTTCGACGTGCGGCTCCCGGTGGTCCGGCCGCCGGCTCCCGGCGACCCGGCGGACCGCCGGGAGGGTACCGGCCGGGGGTGA
- a CDS encoding MarR family winged helix-turn-helix transcriptional regulator, producing METENGTRWLSEDEQRAWRTHLDVNRLLTHQLERDLQPFGLTMNDYEILVNLSESAERRMRMSDLAAATLQSKSRLSHQITRMENAGLVRREHCESDRRGLYAVLTDHGWETMVKVAPHHVDSVRRHFIDLLSQADLMSLRDSLVPVAEHLRAQRSQL from the coding sequence ATGGAGACCGAGAACGGCACACGCTGGCTCAGCGAAGACGAGCAGCGCGCCTGGCGTACCCACCTGGACGTCAACCGGCTGCTCACCCACCAGCTCGAACGTGATCTCCAGCCGTTCGGCCTGACCATGAACGACTACGAGATCCTGGTCAACCTGTCGGAATCGGCGGAGCGCAGGATGCGGATGAGTGACCTCGCCGCCGCCACCCTCCAGTCCAAGAGCCGGCTCTCGCACCAGATCACCCGCATGGAGAACGCCGGACTGGTCCGCCGCGAGCACTGCGAGTCCGACCGGCGCGGCCTGTACGCCGTCCTCACCGACCACGGCTGGGAGACCATGGTCAAGGTCGCGCCGCACCACGTGGACTCGGTCCGCAGGCACTTCATCGACCTGCTCTCGCAGGCCGACCTGATGTCCCTGCGCGACTCCCTGGTCCCGGTCGCGGAACACCTGCGGGCCCAGCGCAGCCAGCTCTGA
- a CDS encoding AIM24 family protein: MTGHPAHGPDVHGPVVHDAHTLPVNDNINPYAFSVNLDGQWFLQKGKMIAYYGQIEFQGVGLGRLDRLIAGSFHSPLHVADWVVAEGRGKMVLADRAFDVNSYDLDDGNLTIRSGNLLAFEPSLSLKQSIVPGFLTLIGTGTFVAASNGPVVFAEPPIRVDPQALVGWADCPSPCHHYDHQYLRGFLGQVRAHTGIGGTSGEEHQFEFVGAGTVLLQSTETLMAERPTGTTGGTGS; the protein is encoded by the coding sequence GTGACCGGACATCCCGCACACGGGCCGGACGTCCACGGGCCGGTCGTGCACGACGCGCACACCCTGCCCGTCAACGACAACATCAACCCCTACGCCTTCAGCGTGAACCTGGACGGGCAGTGGTTCCTCCAGAAGGGGAAGATGATCGCCTATTACGGGCAGATCGAGTTCCAGGGCGTGGGGCTCGGCCGGCTGGACCGGCTGATCGCCGGCAGCTTCCACTCGCCGTTGCACGTGGCGGACTGGGTGGTGGCCGAGGGCCGGGGCAAGATGGTGCTCGCGGACCGGGCGTTCGACGTCAACTCCTACGACCTGGACGACGGCAACCTGACGATCCGGTCGGGCAATCTGCTCGCCTTCGAGCCGTCGCTGTCCCTGAAGCAGTCGATCGTGCCGGGTTTTCTCACCCTGATCGGAACCGGGACGTTCGTTGCGGCGTCAAACGGACCGGTGGTGTTCGCGGAACCACCGATCCGGGTGGATCCGCAGGCGCTGGTCGGCTGGGCGGACTGCCCGTCGCCCTGCCACCACTACGATCACCAGTACCTGCGTGGATTCCTGGGCCAGGTCCGGGCGCACACCGGGATAGGGGGAACTTCGGGCGAGGAACACCAGTTCGAATTCGTGGGGGCGGGCACCGTGCTGCTGCAGTCCACCGAGACGCTCATGGCGGAACGGCCCACCGGGACCACAGGGGGCACCGGTTCGTGA
- a CDS encoding AIM24 family protein, translated as MAFTVLNSRMVQARVAPGTTLFSQRGAMLAYTGEVRFTPSITGGQGGVRGMIGRRVTGEATPLMTVEGDGTVMFGHGGHHVQVIDLWGETLHVEADRVLAFDGTLRQGTVFLGSQGGVMGVVRGQMTGQGLFTTTLEGNGSAAVLAHGGVIELPVVPGRPVHVDPQAYVAHRGEIRTRLSTALGWRDMVGRGSGEAFQLELSGTGTVYVQASEEKL; from the coding sequence ATGGCGTTCACGGTGCTCAACTCGCGGATGGTGCAGGCCCGGGTGGCGCCGGGCACCACGCTGTTCAGCCAGCGCGGGGCGATGCTCGCGTACACCGGGGAGGTGCGCTTCACCCCCAGCATCACCGGCGGTCAGGGCGGGGTGCGCGGCATGATCGGCCGGCGGGTGACGGGGGAGGCGACACCGCTGATGACCGTGGAGGGGGACGGCACGGTGATGTTCGGCCACGGCGGCCACCACGTGCAGGTGATCGATCTGTGGGGGGAGACGCTCCACGTGGAGGCCGACCGGGTGCTCGCCTTCGACGGGACGCTGCGGCAGGGCACGGTGTTCCTCGGTTCGCAGGGCGGGGTGATGGGCGTGGTGCGCGGCCAGATGACCGGGCAGGGCCTGTTCACCACCACGCTGGAGGGGAACGGTTCGGCGGCGGTGCTGGCGCACGGCGGGGTGATCGAGCTGCCGGTGGTGCCGGGGCGCCCGGTGCACGTCGACCCGCAGGCGTACGTGGCGCACCGGGGGGAGATCCGCACCCGGCTGTCCACCGCGCTGGGCTGGCGGGACATGGTGGGCCGGGGGTCCGGTGAGGCGTTCCAGCTGGAGCTGTCGGGCACCGGCACGGTGTACGTCCAGGCGTCGGAGGAGAAGCTGTGA
- a CDS encoding AIM24 family protein — translation MAQFRLQGSKVLAVDLAGDSVKAKNGSMVAYDGEMTFKKRTGGGDGLRGVVTRRLTGEHMAVMEVKGHGTCYFADRAHEVNLVRLTGETLYVEASNLLCTDGALRTGTTFTGLRGSARGNGLFTTTVEGTGQAAVLSEGTAVVLRVTPQMPLQVDPGAYIAHTGDLRQHFQSGVNFRTLIGEGSGEAFQIRFEGEGLVYVQPSERETVGGEV, via the coding sequence GTGGCTCAGTTTCGGCTCCAGGGGAGCAAGGTGCTCGCCGTTGACCTGGCCGGCGATTCCGTCAAGGCCAAGAACGGGTCGATGGTCGCGTACGACGGCGAGATGACCTTCAAGAAGAGGACCGGCGGCGGTGACGGCCTGCGCGGTGTGGTGACCCGCCGGCTCACCGGCGAACACATGGCGGTCATGGAGGTGAAGGGGCACGGCACCTGCTACTTCGCCGACCGGGCGCACGAGGTCAACCTCGTGCGGCTGACCGGCGAGACGCTGTACGTGGAGGCGAGCAACCTGCTGTGCACCGACGGGGCACTGCGCACCGGGACGACCTTCACCGGCCTGCGCGGCTCGGCGCGGGGCAACGGGCTGTTCACCACCACGGTGGAGGGCACCGGACAGGCGGCCGTGCTGTCGGAGGGCACCGCGGTGGTGCTGCGGGTCACCCCGCAGATGCCGCTCCAGGTGGACCCGGGCGCGTACATCGCGCACACCGGCGACCTGCGGCAGCACTTCCAGTCGGGGGTGAACTTCCGCACCCTGATAGGGGAGGGCTCGGGCGAGGCGTTCCAGATCCGGTTCGAGGGCGAGGGTCTGGTGTACGTGCAGCCCAGCGAGCGGGAGACGGTCGGGGGTGAGGTGTGA
- a CDS encoding DUF3817 domain-containing protein: MDFKTATALRRLRLVSAPEAISFLLLLVCSVLKRTTDFNAVPAMGMVHGVLFVLYVIFWADAWNRTKWDWKTAALYFVLSVLPTGGFFAERKLKREAEASVIAARARKEGIVNA; encoded by the coding sequence ATGGACTTCAAGACCGCAACCGCGCTGCGCCGGCTCCGGCTGGTCTCCGCCCCCGAGGCCATCTCCTTCCTGCTGCTCCTGGTCTGCTCGGTGCTCAAGCGCACCACGGACTTCAACGCGGTGCCGGCGATGGGCATGGTGCACGGCGTGCTGTTCGTCCTCTACGTGATCTTCTGGGCGGACGCCTGGAACCGCACCAAGTGGGACTGGAAGACCGCCGCCCTCTACTTCGTCCTCTCCGTGCTGCCCACCGGCGGCTTCTTCGCCGAGCGGAAGCTCAAGCGCGAGGCCGAGGCGAGCGTCATCGCCGCCCGCGCCCGCAAGGAAGGGATCGTCAACGCATGA
- a CDS encoding MTH1187 family thiamine-binding protein — translation MIVAFSVTPLGVGEDVGEYVADAVRVVRESGLPHRTDAMFTSVEGEWEEVMDVVRRAVAAVEARAPRVSLVLKADIRPGVTDGLTAKVETIERHLT, via the coding sequence ATGATCGTCGCCTTCTCGGTCACCCCGCTCGGCGTCGGCGAGGACGTGGGGGAGTACGTCGCCGACGCGGTGCGCGTGGTCCGCGAGTCCGGACTGCCCCACCGCACCGACGCCATGTTCACCTCCGTCGAGGGGGAGTGGGAGGAGGTCATGGACGTCGTGCGGCGCGCCGTGGCCGCCGTCGAGGCGCGCGCCCCGCGCGTCTCCCTCGTCCTCAAGGCGGACATCCGGCCCGGTGTCACCGACGGCCTCACCGCCAAGGTGGAGACCATCGAGCGCCACCTGACCTGA
- a CDS encoding ArsR/SmtB family transcription factor, translated as MPLHLYFGPQDLLRCRFAVSPLGQTHEAVRVLRRPWRHGYHLPWLRRIRGALAGLDLTELWALMPAPGYTPDFLGPPPAAPCPSFEEELARLRATDPAAARGELARSLATAPDSPDAPVVRRLLADPERAVRRLADLTERAWEALVAPDWPRLRALLEADIAFRSRRLADGGLERLFADLRPAVSWAPGRLTVHTTGSVPPSQTLDGRGLLLMPSVFVWPEVVSGFAPPWQPTVIYPARGVGGLWQEPGPGAAEALVRLLGPNRAAILGGLTEPASTSALALRHRLAPSSVSAHLAVLRGAGLLTSRRQGREVLYERTPLGIALAAGEPPPA; from the coding sequence ATGCCCCTGCACCTGTACTTCGGCCCCCAGGACCTGCTGCGCTGCCGGTTCGCCGTCTCCCCGCTCGGCCAGACGCACGAGGCGGTCCGGGTGCTGCGGCGGCCCTGGCGGCACGGCTACCACCTGCCCTGGCTGCGCCGGATACGCGGTGCGCTGGCGGGGCTGGACCTGACCGAGCTGTGGGCCCTGATGCCGGCGCCCGGCTACACCCCCGACTTCCTCGGCCCGCCGCCGGCGGCGCCGTGCCCGTCCTTCGAGGAGGAACTGGCACGGCTGCGGGCCACCGACCCGGCGGCGGCGCGCGGCGAACTGGCCCGTTCGCTGGCCACCGCGCCCGACTCCCCGGACGCCCCGGTGGTCCGCCGGCTGCTGGCGGACCCGGAGCGGGCGGTCCGGCGGCTGGCCGACCTCACCGAGCGGGCGTGGGAGGCGCTGGTGGCCCCGGACTGGCCCCGGCTGCGGGCCCTGCTGGAGGCCGACATCGCGTTCCGCTCCCGGCGGCTGGCCGACGGCGGTCTGGAACGGCTCTTCGCGGACCTGCGGCCGGCCGTGAGCTGGGCCCCGGGCCGCCTGACGGTGCACACCACCGGCAGCGTGCCGCCGTCCCAGACGCTGGACGGGCGGGGGCTGCTGCTGATGCCGAGCGTCTTCGTGTGGCCGGAGGTGGTGAGCGGTTTCGCTCCCCCGTGGCAGCCGACGGTCATCTATCCGGCACGGGGCGTCGGAGGGCTGTGGCAGGAGCCGGGGCCGGGCGCGGCGGAGGCGCTGGTGCGGCTGCTGGGGCCGAACCGGGCGGCCATCCTGGGCGGGCTCACCGAACCGGCGTCCACCTCGGCGCTGGCACTGCGCCACCGGCTGGCCCCGTCCTCGGTCTCGGCGCACCTGGCCGTGCTGCGCGGCGCCGGGCTGCTGACCTCCCGCCGCCAGGGCCGTGAGGTGCTGTACGAGCGGACGCCGCTGGGCATCGCCCTGGCGGCCGGTGAGCCCCCGCCCGCCTGA
- a CDS encoding MFS transporter — MPEFRAVFAAHLMSMLGVVVSEIALSVLVYRISGSPLLSALTFALGLLPYLVGGTLLAQAADRFPARRVLVVCDLLCAGCAAVMVVPGTPVAVLLGLRCLSAAIAPVFGGTRAATLGDILGEGDLFVLGRSVIRIVSQGAQLAGFAVGGLLLTVVAPRAVLAVTVATFLGSALVLRFGTRRRPARAAAGAGHGGRLVGSSLAGARALLADRRVRALLLLSWVPPMFVVAPEALATPYADTLGLGPAGLGLLMIGMPVGAITSEVLVGSLLGPAARARLTLPVAALATLPALGYAVRPSLAPALLLLVLTGAGIAYTLGLDQWFLAAVPEQARGTALTLMTAGLMTTQGLGMALAGAAAELWPVHRVVAGAGVLGTVCGLLVVAEVRRTAPPPAPAGPSNNRDSTARHMTGG, encoded by the coding sequence GTGCCGGAGTTCCGGGCGGTGTTCGCCGCCCATCTGATGTCGATGCTCGGCGTGGTGGTGAGCGAGATCGCGCTCTCCGTCCTGGTCTACCGGATCAGCGGCTCCCCGCTGCTGAGCGCCCTGACCTTCGCCCTGGGGCTGTTGCCCTACCTGGTCGGCGGCACCCTGCTCGCGCAGGCCGCCGACCGCTTCCCGGCCCGCCGGGTGCTGGTGGTCTGCGACCTGCTCTGCGCCGGGTGCGCCGCGGTGATGGTGGTGCCCGGCACGCCGGTGGCGGTGCTGCTGGGGCTGCGCTGCCTGTCGGCGGCGATCGCCCCGGTCTTCGGCGGCACCCGGGCCGCCACGCTGGGCGACATCCTCGGCGAGGGCGACCTCTTCGTCCTCGGGCGCTCGGTGATCCGGATCGTCTCCCAGGGGGCCCAGCTGGCCGGGTTCGCCGTCGGCGGGCTGCTGCTGACTGTGGTCGCGCCCCGGGCGGTGCTCGCCGTCACCGTGGCCACCTTCCTGGGGTCGGCGCTGGTGCTGCGGTTCGGCACCCGGCGGCGGCCCGCCCGGGCGGCGGCCGGCGCGGGGCACGGCGGACGGCTGGTGGGTTCCTCGCTGGCCGGCGCCCGGGCCCTCCTCGCCGACCGGCGCGTCCGCGCGCTGCTGCTGCTGAGCTGGGTGCCGCCGATGTTCGTGGTGGCCCCGGAGGCGCTGGCCACCCCGTACGCGGACACCCTGGGGCTGGGGCCGGCCGGGCTCGGACTGCTGATGATCGGGATGCCGGTGGGGGCGATCACCAGCGAGGTGCTGGTGGGTTCGCTGCTCGGTCCCGCGGCCCGCGCCCGGCTGACGCTCCCGGTGGCGGCGCTGGCCACCCTGCCGGCCCTGGGGTACGCGGTACGGCCCTCGCTCGCCCCCGCGCTGCTGCTGCTGGTGCTCACCGGGGCCGGCATCGCGTACACCCTGGGGCTGGACCAGTGGTTCCTCGCCGCGGTGCCCGAACAGGCCCGGGGCACCGCCCTGACGCTGATGACCGCCGGGCTGATGACCACCCAGGGGCTGGGCATGGCGCTGGCCGGGGCGGCCGCCGAACTCTGGCCGGTGCACCGGGTGGTGGCGGGCGCCGGGGTGCTGGGGACGGTCTGCGGGCTGCTGGTGGTGGCCGAGGTACGGCGCACCGCACCACCCCCGGCGCCGGCCGGGCCGTCCAATAATCGAGACTCCACCGCTCGTCATATGACCGGCGGGTAG
- a CDS encoding MarR family winged helix-turn-helix transcriptional regulator, with translation MPKPLSLPFDPIARADELWKQRWGAVPSMSAITSIMRAHQILLAQVDAVVKPYGLTFARYEALVLLTFSKTGDLPMSKIGERLMVHPTSVTNTVDRLVRSGLVDKRPNPNDGRGTLATITDKGREVVEAATRDLMAMDFGLGAYDDEQCREIFALLRPLRIAAEDFHEEAADPVAAGGARGAGYVDA, from the coding sequence GTGCCCAAGCCCCTCAGTCTGCCCTTCGACCCCATCGCGCGCGCCGACGAGCTCTGGAAGCAGCGGTGGGGAGCCGTGCCGTCCATGTCGGCCATCACCTCGATCATGCGGGCCCACCAGATCCTGCTGGCCCAGGTCGACGCGGTGGTCAAGCCGTACGGACTGACCTTCGCCCGTTACGAGGCGCTGGTCCTGCTCACCTTCTCCAAGACCGGCGACCTGCCGATGTCCAAGATCGGTGAGCGGTTGATGGTGCACCCCACCTCGGTCACCAACACGGTGGACCGGCTGGTCAGGTCCGGGCTGGTGGACAAGCGCCCCAACCCCAACGACGGCCGCGGCACGCTCGCCACGATCACCGACAAGGGGCGCGAGGTCGTGGAGGCGGCGACCCGCGACCTGATGGCGATGGACTTCGGCCTCGGGGCGTACGACGACGAGCAGTGCCGGGAGATCTTCGCCCTGCTGCGCCCGCTGCGGATCGCCGCCGAGGACTTCCACGAGGAGGCCGCGGACCCCGTGGCCGCCGGCGGCGCCCGGGGCGCCGGGTACGTCGACGCGTGA
- a CDS encoding DUF4180 domain-containing protein, with amino-acid sequence MTTVETIHDVPVLVCPPEGDRIRGEREALDLIGDAGYRGARWVAVPAERFDEAFFRLSTRVAGDIVQKFVQYRTGLAVVGDISRHTAGSAALRDFVRECNRGRQTWFVADTDELRERLKG; translated from the coding sequence ATGACGACCGTCGAGACGATCCATGACGTGCCCGTACTGGTGTGCCCGCCCGAGGGCGACCGGATCCGCGGTGAACGCGAGGCGCTGGATCTCATCGGCGACGCCGGGTACCGGGGTGCCCGGTGGGTGGCCGTCCCCGCCGAGCGGTTCGACGAGGCCTTCTTCCGGCTGAGCACCCGGGTGGCCGGTGACATCGTGCAGAAGTTCGTCCAGTACCGGACGGGGCTCGCGGTCGTGGGCGACATCTCCCGCCACACCGCCGGCAGCGCGGCGCTGCGGGACTTCGTACGGGAGTGCAACCGCGGCCGGCAGACCTGGTTCGTCGCCGACACCGACGAGCTGCGGGAGCGCCTGAAGGGGTAG
- a CDS encoding DUF3817 domain-containing protein, with protein MKKSVLTRYRVMAYVTAVMLLVLCACMVFKYGFDTGEDATLVVSQIHGVLYIIYLVFAFDLGSKAKWPFGKLLWVLVSGTIPTAAFFVERKVARDVEPLITDAAPVPAKA; from the coding sequence ATGAAGAAGAGCGTGCTGACCCGCTACCGGGTGATGGCCTACGTCACCGCCGTGATGCTGCTGGTGCTGTGCGCCTGCATGGTGTTCAAGTACGGCTTCGACACCGGGGAGGACGCCACGCTGGTGGTGTCGCAGATCCACGGTGTGCTCTACATCATCTACCTGGTCTTCGCCTTCGACCTGGGCTCCAAGGCGAAGTGGCCGTTCGGCAAGCTGCTGTGGGTGCTGGTCTCCGGCACCATCCCGACCGCCGCCTTCTTCGTGGAGCGCAAGGTCGCCCGGGACGTCGAACCGCTGATCACCGACGCCGCCCCGGTCCCCGCCAAGGCCTGA
- a CDS encoding acyl-CoA mutase large subunit family protein gives MDADAIEEGRRRWQARYDSARKRDADFTTLSGDPVEPVYGPAPGDTVQGFERIGWPGEFPFTRGLHPTGYRGRTWTIRQFAGFGNAEQTNERYKMILAAGGGGLSVAFDMPTLMGRDSDDPRSLGEVGHCGVAIDSAADMEVLFKDIPLGDVTTSMTISGPAVPVFCMYLVAAERQGVDPAVLNGTLQTDIFKEYIAQKEWLFHPEPHLRLIGDLMEHCAHGIPAYKPLSVSGYHIREAGATAAQELAYTLADGFGYVELGLSRGLDVDTFAPGLSFFFDAHLDFFEEIAKFRAARRIWARWMRDVYGARTDKAQWLRFHTQTAGVSLTAQQPYNNVVRTAVEALSAVLGGTNSLHTNALDETLALPSEQAAEIALRTQQVLMEETGVANVADPLGGSWYVEALTDRIEADAEKIFDQIKERGRRAVPDGQHPIGPMTSGILRGIEDGWFTGEIAESAFRYQQALEKGEKKVVGVNCHTGSVTGDLEILRVSHEVEREQVRALTERKAARDDAKVRAALDAMLTAARDGSNMIAPMLDAVRAEATLGEICNALRDEWGVYTEPAGF, from the coding sequence ATGGACGCTGACGCCATAGAGGAGGGCCGCCGTCGCTGGCAGGCCCGGTACGACTCCGCCCGCAAGCGCGACGCCGACTTCACCACGCTCTCCGGCGATCCCGTCGAGCCCGTCTACGGTCCCGCCCCCGGTGACACCGTGCAGGGGTTCGAGCGGATCGGGTGGCCCGGCGAGTTCCCGTTCACCCGCGGGCTGCACCCCACCGGTTACCGGGGCCGCACCTGGACCATCCGCCAGTTCGCCGGCTTCGGCAACGCCGAGCAGACCAACGAGCGGTACAAGATGATCCTGGCCGCCGGCGGTGGCGGTCTGTCGGTCGCCTTCGACATGCCGACCCTGATGGGCCGCGACTCCGACGACCCCCGCTCGCTGGGCGAGGTGGGCCACTGCGGGGTCGCCATCGACTCCGCCGCCGACATGGAGGTCCTGTTCAAGGACATCCCGCTCGGCGACGTCACCACCTCGATGACCATCTCCGGCCCCGCGGTGCCGGTCTTCTGCATGTACCTGGTCGCCGCCGAGCGGCAGGGCGTGGACCCGGCCGTGCTCAACGGCACCCTGCAGACCGACATCTTCAAGGAGTACATCGCCCAGAAGGAGTGGCTCTTCCACCCGGAGCCGCACCTGCGCCTCATCGGCGACCTGATGGAGCACTGCGCGCACGGCATCCCCGCGTACAAGCCGCTCTCGGTCTCCGGCTACCACATCCGCGAGGCGGGCGCGACGGCCGCGCAGGAGCTGGCGTACACCCTCGCCGACGGCTTCGGCTACGTGGAGCTGGGCCTCTCCCGCGGCCTGGACGTGGACACCTTCGCCCCCGGGCTGTCCTTCTTCTTCGACGCCCACCTCGACTTCTTCGAGGAGATCGCCAAGTTCCGGGCCGCCCGGCGCATCTGGGCCCGCTGGATGCGCGACGTCTACGGCGCCAGGACGGACAAGGCCCAGTGGCTGCGCTTCCACACCCAGACCGCCGGTGTCTCCCTCACCGCCCAGCAGCCGTACAACAACGTGGTCCGCACCGCGGTGGAGGCGCTGTCGGCGGTGCTCGGCGGCACCAACTCGCTGCACACCAACGCCCTCGACGAGACCCTGGCGCTCCCCAGCGAGCAGGCCGCCGAGATCGCGCTGCGCACCCAGCAGGTGCTGATGGAGGAGACCGGCGTCGCCAACGTCGCCGACCCGCTGGGCGGCTCCTGGTACGTCGAGGCGCTCACCGACCGCATCGAGGCCGACGCGGAGAAGATCTTCGACCAGATCAAGGAGCGGGGCCGCCGCGCCGTCCCGGACGGACAGCACCCGATCGGCCCGATGACCTCCGGCATCCTGCGCGGCATCGAGGACGGCTGGTTCACCGGCGAGATCGCCGAGTCGGCCTTCCGCTACCAGCAGGCGCTGGAAAAGGGCGAGAAGAAGGTCGTCGGCGTCAACTGCCACACCGGCTCGGTCACCGGCGACCTGGAGATCCTGCGCGTCAGCCACGAGGTGGAGCGCGAGCAGGTCCGGGCCCTCACCGAGCGCAAGGCCGCCCGGGACGACGCCAAGGTCCGCGCCGCCCTGGACGCCATGCTGACCGCAGCCCGCGACGGCTCCAACATGATCGCGCCCATGCTGGACGCGGTCCGCGCCGAGGCCACCCTGGGCGAGATCTGCAACGCCCTGCGCGACGAGTGGGGCGTCTACACCGAGCCGGCGGGCTTCTGA